In a genomic window of Bemisia tabaci chromosome 1, PGI_BMITA_v3:
- the LOC109044005 gene encoding LOW QUALITY PROTEIN: uncharacterized protein (The sequence of the model RefSeq protein was modified relative to this genomic sequence to represent the inferred CDS: deleted 1 base in 1 codon) encodes MSVLERLRSEILPKAVREKKFGQNVVKFLEFKSDENYAAADQFASSIYFGDVISETESGDRVTQSVVVKAQAGASSRMQSTCSRSISSFTTSSCFTRNLPLLCQCDPSGKISGIFPRCFYAHIVDGDPMQDLLIFENVQKLGYKLSPWKAFNDYAHIKLSLEWLGKFHATSLVCKKKFSKKFKEIVSKISESHWTEKKLTKNDAFCRENCKRGILPLQNNPSYKDRLKDLSALVERTNLSMAKIVVPYEPLSVICHGDFCRNNIFYKYDANGAPCAVIFFDMATLRYSSPAIDLSFYLFMNSSPEVRSDHWMEILQTYYTSLTSNPELNPRETPTFEDFQLDLRRRGFYGYTHASFFLPMMLPGEKPADEDWSKMDMDSFIQMRLQTGGEEATQYVTNIVQFMIDQNFDFHYINDLKIDALKKFDL; translated from the exons ATGTCCGTGCTGGAAAGGCTAAGGTCGGAGATATTGCCGAAAGCCgtgagggaaaaaaaattcggtcaaaacgtcgtcaaatttttagaatttaagaGTGATGAAAATTATGCCGCCGCCGATCAATTCGCGTCGAGTATTTATTTTGGTGACGTCATTTCAGAAACGGAATCTGGGGACCGCGTGACGCAGAGTGTTGTGGTAAAAGCTCAAGCGGGGGCAAGCTCACGGATGCAGTCGACTTGTTCTCGTTCAATATCCAGCTTCACAACGAGCTCTTGTTTTACACGAAAT TTACCGCTCCTTTGTCAATGTGATCCCAGCGGCAAAATATCAGGGATCTTCCCGAGGTGTTTCTACGCACACATCGTCGATGGCGACCCGAtgcaagacctcctaatttttgaaaatgtccaaaaactCGGTTACAAACTGTCACCGTGGAAGGCTTTCAACGACTACGCTCACATAAAACTCTCTCTCGAGTGGCTAGGTAAGTTCCATGCAACGTCCTTGGTTTGTAAAAAgaaattctcgaaaaaattcaaggagaTCGTCTCGAAAATATCGGAGAGTCACTGGACAGAGAAAAAGTTGACTAAGAACGACGCGTTTTGCAGAGAGAACTGCAAAAGGGGTATTCTTCCCCTTCAGAATAATCCGAGCTACAAAGACAGGCTGAAAGATTTGTCGGCGCTGGTTGAGAGAACCAATCTCTCCATGGCGAAAATAGTCGTTCCGTATGAGCCCTTATCGGTGATTTGCCACGGCGATTTTTGCAGGAACAATATTTTCTACAAGTACGACGCAAATGGAGCCCCTTGTGCGGTGATTTTTTTCGACATGGCTACACTTAGGTACTCGTCACCCGCGATCGATCTCTCATTCTACTTGTTCATGAACTCCTCACCAGAGGTCAGGTCTGATCACTGGATGGAAATCCTGCAAACATATTATACGTCTTTGACGTCTAATCCAGAGCTGAATCCGCGGGAAACTCCCACTTTCGAAGATTTCCAGCTTGACCTTCGAAGACGTGGTTTCTACGGTTACACTCACGCTAGCTTTTTCCTACCGATGATGCTACCGGGTGAAAAACCAGCGGACGAGGACTGGAGTAAGATGGACATGGACTCTTTCATCCAAATGAGACTTCAAACTGGAGGTGAAGAGGCAACTCAATACGTAACCAATATCGTCCAGTTTAtgattgatcaaaattttgattttcactACATAAATGACTTGAAAATAGATGCATTGAAGAAATTTGATCTATAA